One Aegilops tauschii subsp. strangulata cultivar AL8/78 chromosome 7, Aet v6.0, whole genome shotgun sequence genomic window carries:
- the LOC141027351 gene encoding uncharacterized protein, translating into MRTLFWNIRGFGQDGRRRELIEYIRDEHIDIVAIQETMRTDFTLAELERLSSHLFAWHWLPSSGIAGHSGGILLGVKDATFEVGSMDRGEFFVSMEVFERALNFKWEIIIVYGPADHSRSVSFLDELSRKVSAARFPVVVGGDFNLLRSAEDKNNGLVNFPRMQLFNDCIADLGLRELDRIGARFTWTNRQADPTLSVLDRVLVSPEWELRCPLASLRAITRIGSDHVPLLLSSLDERPPSAPRFRFETFWLNQNGFVEAVRGRWLEAALHLTNPSRRWMTGTSAPSAPVGS; encoded by the coding sequence ATGCGGACCCTCTTCTGGAACATCCGCGGGTTCGGCCAGGATGGCCGTCGCCGCGAACTCATCGAATATATTCGTGACGAGCACATTGACATAGTTGCAATCCAAGAGACCATGCGAACCGACTTCACCCTGGCCGAGCTTGAGCGCCTGAGCTCCCACCTGTTTGCCTGGCATTGGCTCCCTTCTAGTGGGATCGCCGGGCACTCTGGTGGCATCCTATTAGGTGTCAAGGATGCCACCTTTGAGGTTGGGAGCATGGACAGGGGTGAGTTCTTTGTGAGCATGGAAGTCTTCGAGCGCGCACTGAACTTTAAGTGGGAGATCATTATAGTCTATGGCCCCGCCGACCACAGTCGTTCGGTATCCTTCCTCGACGAGCTCTCGAGGAAGGTATCCGCGGCCCGCTTCCCGGTCGTCGTCGGTGGCGATTTCAACCTTCTCCGCTCTGCGGAGGACAAGAATAACGGCTTAGTTAACTTCCCGCGCATGCAGTTGTTCAACGATTGTATTGCGGACCTCGGGTTGCGGGAATTAGATAGGATTGGTGCTAGGTTCACCTGGACCAATCGCCAGGCCGACCCAACGCTCTCTGTGCTGGATCGGGTCTTGGTTTCTCCTGAGTGGGAGTTGAGGTGCCCCCTTGCCTCCCTCCGCGCCATCACCCGTATTGGCTCGGACCACGTTCCCCTTCTTCTATCCTCTCTGGATGAACGCCCTCCCTCTGCCCCCAGATTTCGCTTCGAGACGTTCTGGCTTAACCAGAACGGTTTCGTTGAGGCTGTGCGCGGCCGCTGGCTGGAAGCCGCCTTGCATCTCACCAATCCATCTCGGCGGTGGATGACTGGCACTTCTGCGCCAAGCGCGCCCGTCGGTTCATGA